A window of Corallococcus macrosporus DSM 14697 contains these coding sequences:
- a CDS encoding ATP-grasp domain-containing protein yields MPVTRTGAVVLLGARDDAHVQEVARRLRAETVDTVVVDTRAFPERTRLSLTETLDGIVVDGREVGRPAAVYVRGLHGHPLAFGVDAREHMDADWRTTLTAFREKSALLSGLLGRWERMGVPLYNPPSSDWSLHKPAQLAALQAAGLPVPRTLWTNDAEAVRRFAREGRTVYKPVTGGAATRELREADLADERLAALAAAPVTFQELLPGENLRVYVLDGEVIASLRITSPSLDFRQREAVIEPVTPPPELTRDCVKACEVLGLRWTGMDLKRDADGVPRFLELNGSAMFLGFDARGGTDVAGHLTRALVRHARGG; encoded by the coding sequence ATGCCCGTGACACGAACAGGCGCGGTGGTGCTGCTGGGCGCGCGTGACGACGCCCATGTCCAGGAGGTCGCGCGCCGGCTTCGCGCCGAGACCGTGGACACGGTGGTGGTGGACACACGGGCCTTTCCCGAACGGACGCGGCTGTCGCTCACGGAGACGCTGGACGGCATCGTCGTGGACGGGCGCGAGGTGGGGCGCCCCGCGGCCGTATATGTGCGCGGCCTGCACGGCCATCCGCTGGCCTTCGGGGTGGACGCCCGGGAGCACATGGACGCGGACTGGCGCACCACGCTCACCGCGTTCCGCGAGAAGAGCGCGCTGCTGTCGGGCCTGCTCGGACGCTGGGAGCGGATGGGCGTGCCGCTCTACAACCCGCCGTCCTCGGATTGGAGTCTGCACAAGCCCGCGCAGCTCGCCGCGCTCCAGGCCGCGGGGCTCCCGGTGCCCCGGACGCTCTGGACGAACGACGCGGAGGCGGTGCGCCGCTTCGCGCGGGAAGGACGCACCGTCTACAAGCCCGTCACCGGCGGCGCGGCGACGCGGGAGCTGCGTGAAGCCGACCTCGCGGATGAACGACTCGCGGCGCTGGCCGCCGCGCCCGTCACCTTCCAGGAGCTGCTGCCGGGGGAGAACCTGCGCGTGTACGTGCTGGACGGCGAAGTCATCGCGAGCCTGCGCATCACCTCGCCGTCGCTGGACTTCCGGCAGCGGGAAGCCGTCATCGAGCCGGTGACGCCGCCACCCGAGCTGACCCGCGACTGCGTGAAGGCCTGCGAGGTGCTGGGCCTGCGCTGGACGGGGATGGACCTGAAGCGGGACGCGGACGGCGTGCCGCGCTTCCTGGAGCTGAACGGCTCGGCGATGTTCCTGGGCTTCGACGCGCGCGGCGGGACGGACGTGGCGGGGCACCTGACGCGCGCGCTGGTGAGGCACGCGCGCGGCGGGTAG
- a CDS encoding glycosyltransferase family 39 protein has protein sequence MRSPAVSPPLASTPARSASRLWAGRVLLFVGFFAALAAFPVYTPFDSKLTLPTTLSLLREGNIDLDEYAPTFASYRHGLYERDGHLYNYFPLGPSLAAVPMVVLVDGFVRLATPAGNLHPALAHWRHIYDATGSVDLDAWNGPQRLFASALVALAGVVMFVLGTALHLSRQRALLLAALFVFCTPLLSTASRALWQHGPSLLCLTWVLLCLVRAREAPRHAAWAGLPLALAYVMRPTNSLSVLVLSLYVLWTWPRQAWKFFAGALVVAIPWVTVNLVHYGSFLAPYYEPQRLELSASRVAEALAGNLVSPARGLLVFTPVLLMSAWGLWMDLRARTFTRLHAALVTVVVLHWAAISTFPHWWAGHSYGPRFFSDMVPYLVFFLVPVVRALQWKGPEARRGLTATFTVLAVLSLVLHIHGASSRAVYRWNSLPLDVDTHPERLWDWSDPQFLGRR, from the coding sequence ATGCGCTCTCCCGCCGTCTCTCCCCCTCTGGCCTCCACGCCCGCGCGCTCCGCGTCTCGCCTCTGGGCGGGGCGGGTGCTGCTCTTCGTGGGCTTCTTCGCGGCCCTGGCGGCGTTCCCCGTCTACACCCCCTTCGACTCCAAGCTGACGCTCCCCACCACGCTGTCGTTGCTGCGTGAGGGGAACATCGACCTGGACGAATACGCGCCCACCTTCGCGTCGTACCGCCACGGCCTCTACGAGCGCGACGGCCACCTCTACAACTACTTCCCCCTGGGGCCCTCCCTGGCCGCCGTGCCCATGGTGGTGCTGGTGGATGGCTTCGTGCGCCTCGCCACGCCAGCGGGCAATCTGCATCCCGCCCTGGCGCACTGGCGCCACATCTACGACGCCACCGGCAGCGTCGACCTGGATGCGTGGAACGGCCCGCAGCGCCTCTTCGCCTCCGCGCTGGTCGCGCTCGCGGGCGTCGTCATGTTCGTGCTGGGCACCGCGCTGCACCTGTCCCGCCAGCGCGCGCTCCTGCTCGCCGCGCTCTTCGTCTTCTGCACGCCGCTGCTCTCCACCGCCAGCCGCGCACTGTGGCAACACGGCCCCTCGCTGTTGTGCCTCACCTGGGTGCTCCTCTGCCTCGTCCGCGCGCGCGAGGCGCCACGTCACGCGGCCTGGGCCGGCCTCCCCCTGGCGCTCGCCTACGTCATGCGGCCCACCAACAGCCTCTCCGTGCTGGTGCTGTCGCTCTACGTGCTGTGGACCTGGCCCCGTCAGGCCTGGAAGTTCTTCGCGGGCGCGCTCGTCGTGGCCATCCCGTGGGTGACGGTGAACCTCGTCCACTACGGCTCCTTCCTGGCGCCGTACTACGAACCGCAGCGCCTGGAGTTGTCCGCCTCGCGCGTGGCCGAGGCCCTCGCCGGCAACCTCGTGTCCCCCGCGCGCGGGCTGCTCGTCTTCACCCCCGTGCTCCTCATGAGCGCCTGGGGCCTGTGGATGGACCTGCGCGCCCGGACCTTCACCCGGCTGCATGCCGCGCTGGTGACGGTGGTGGTGCTGCACTGGGCCGCCATCTCCACCTTCCCGCATTGGTGGGCGGGGCACTCGTATGGTCCGCGCTTCTTCTCGGACATGGTGCCGTACCTCGTCTTCTTCCTCGTCCCCGTGGTGCGCGCGCTCCAGTGGAAGGGCCCCGAGGCCCGCCGCGGCCTGACGGCCACCTTCACGGTGCTCGCCGTGCTGAGCCTCGTGCTCCACATCCACGGCGCCAGCTCGCGCGCGGTGTACCGGTGGAACAGCCTCCCGCTCGACGTGGATACGCACCCGGAGCGGCTCTGGGACTGGTCCGACCCGCAGTTCCTCGGCCGACGCTGA
- a CDS encoding DUF4150 domain-containing protein: MGNTVGVNKMSVVTKGSNGTTVAFPDVCKTPSPAGPVPIPYPNVARSADTAQGSSTVSVEGNPACLKDSNFSTSTGDEAGTAGGGVASGKTKGKAEFVNYSFDVKFEGKNVARAFDLMLHNDKNTPPFPLIQPPVVAVGKEAGEPCCLICKEKVE; encoded by the coding sequence ATGGGCAACACCGTTGGCGTGAACAAGATGTCCGTGGTGACGAAGGGCAGCAACGGCACCACGGTGGCCTTCCCCGACGTGTGCAAGACGCCCAGCCCGGCGGGGCCCGTCCCCATTCCCTATCCCAATGTCGCGCGCTCGGCGGACACGGCGCAGGGCAGCAGCACCGTGTCCGTGGAGGGCAATCCCGCGTGCCTGAAGGACTCGAACTTCAGCACGAGCACCGGAGATGAAGCCGGCACGGCCGGTGGCGGCGTGGCCTCCGGGAAGACGAAGGGCAAGGCGGAGTTCGTCAACTACTCCTTCGACGTGAAGTTCGAAGGGAAGAACGTGGCGCGGGCCTTCGACTTGATGCTGCACAACGACAAGAACACGCCGCCCTTTCCACTCATCCAGCCTCCCGTGGTGGCGGTGGGGAAAGAAGCGGGTGAGCCGTGCTGCCTCATCTGCAAGGAGAAGGTGGAGTAG
- a CDS encoding M20/M25/M40 family metallo-hydrolase, translated as MKALALREDRFLDVLRRLIALTPKLQNNPGAGLVPEERLAAQVVLDTLAPYIESGFIQAESVAGPGQAARPCLVLTVPGEGEGAIGFVGAHFDVVPADQKAEGWARDPFTLWQGPGGVLYGRGVTDCLGHVAVLTDLLAQLAERKVRPSRTLKVVLISNEESSELPGLGLNYVAEQGHLKPLDGQPVYWLDSANFGPTLGTAGVSLWELKVTGVGGHSGMPQNCVNALELGMAASLELARFFHARFPPTEDEQRWGFLSPSSLKATVVEAPNTKETKVPADVVLRGDIRLTPFYDLAEVQQAVTDFMAALDARLARDDAPAHFPRTRTAGGKRGELAFRFQGTGTEGIACRLDSEGLRALKEAMQVVRGVAPTPFSLTGSLPLVRDLQRQGCDVQITGFGDMQYYHAPNEQARLEDFRQGFAILRELLVRL; from the coding sequence ATGAAAGCTCTTGCCCTGCGTGAGGACCGCTTCCTTGACGTGCTCCGGCGGCTCATCGCCCTGACCCCCAAGCTGCAGAACAACCCTGGCGCCGGGCTGGTGCCCGAGGAGCGGCTCGCCGCGCAGGTGGTGCTGGACACGCTGGCGCCGTACATCGAGAGCGGCTTCATCCAGGCGGAGTCCGTGGCCGGCCCGGGCCAGGCGGCGCGCCCGTGCCTGGTGCTCACCGTGCCGGGCGAGGGGGAGGGCGCCATCGGCTTCGTCGGCGCGCACTTCGACGTGGTCCCCGCCGACCAGAAGGCGGAGGGCTGGGCGCGTGACCCCTTCACGCTGTGGCAGGGCCCCGGCGGCGTGCTCTACGGGCGCGGCGTCACCGACTGCCTGGGGCACGTCGCCGTGCTCACGGACCTGCTGGCCCAGCTCGCCGAGCGCAAGGTGCGCCCCAGCCGCACGCTCAAGGTGGTGCTCATCTCCAACGAGGAGTCCTCGGAGCTGCCGGGCCTGGGCCTCAACTACGTGGCCGAGCAGGGCCACCTCAAGCCACTCGACGGCCAGCCGGTGTACTGGCTGGACAGCGCCAACTTCGGCCCCACCCTGGGCACCGCGGGCGTGTCGCTGTGGGAGCTGAAGGTGACGGGCGTGGGCGGCCACTCCGGCATGCCGCAGAACTGCGTCAACGCGCTGGAGCTGGGCATGGCCGCCTCGCTGGAGCTGGCCCGCTTCTTCCACGCGCGCTTCCCGCCCACCGAGGACGAGCAGCGCTGGGGCTTCCTGTCGCCCTCCAGCCTCAAGGCCACCGTGGTGGAGGCGCCCAATACCAAGGAGACGAAGGTGCCCGCCGACGTCGTCCTGCGCGGCGACATCCGCCTCACGCCCTTCTACGACCTGGCGGAGGTGCAGCAGGCGGTGACGGACTTCATGGCGGCGCTCGACGCCCGCCTGGCGCGCGATGACGCCCCCGCGCACTTCCCCCGCACCCGCACGGCGGGCGGCAAGCGCGGCGAGCTGGCCTTCCGCTTCCAGGGCACGGGCACCGAGGGCATCGCCTGCCGGCTGGACTCGGAGGGCCTGCGCGCGCTCAAGGAGGCCATGCAGGTGGTGCGCGGCGTGGCGCCCACGCCCTTCTCGCTCACCGGCTCGCTGCCGCTGGTGAGGGACCTGCAACGCCAGGGCTGCGACGTCCAGATTACCGGCTTCGGGGACATGCAGTACTACCACGCCCCCAACGAGCAGGCCCGGCTGGAGGACTTCCGGCAGGGCTTCGCCATCCTCCGCGAGCTGCTCGTCCGCCTCTGA